GTGAATGAACGTATATCTGAGGCGATAAAAACAAAAAGGTACACAATTATTTGTCATTTGAGAATcatgataaaaaaatataaaaaattgcgtttcaattatttttatcatttatagaTGACAGCAGACAGCACCTATACTAACGAACAAGTAATTCTTGTAACAGGTGGTTATGATCACACTATCAAAATATGGCAACCCCACACAGGAGTTTGCCAGCGTACCGCAGAACATACAGATTCGgtattttttcaaaatgttcaattgaaaatgttttttaaattttaaatttggtCTTTTTCTAGTAACTGTTTCTTTGCGCTTTACTTATAGCAAGTTAATGCTTTGGATATTACTCCAGACAAATATGGAGTTGCTGCTGCAGGATATCAACATATAAGAATGTATGACTTACTCTCTAATAATCCAAACCCAGTTATTAATTATGAAGGAATAACAAAAAACATTACAGGCTTGGGTTTTCAGGTTAGACATTGTCATTTAATAGTGTCCATTTGTTTCAACGTAATATTGTAAAACAattattagtatattttattccgCTTAGGAAGAAGGTAAGTGGATGTACACTGGGGGTGAGGATTGTTCTGCACGTATTTGGGACCTCAGGtgaatatatagaattttaaattatgttaagcaacaacaacaacaacaataataataataaaaataataacaacaatgataatattaataataacaggtCAAGTAGCTTTCAATGccaaagaatatttcaagtatcGGCTCCTGTAAATTGTGTGTGTTTACATCCTAATCAAGCGGAACTTATTGTTGGCGATCAAAGTGGTGTCATTCATTTGTGGGATCTACGGTCTGACCACAATGAACAGCtggtacaaataaaaaaaataaaaactgggAATGAGCTATTTATATGAATTGATTTGTCGTATTGACtgaaatcgataaaaataatttgcctTCGAAGATTCCAGAGGCAGAAGCATCTGTGCAAGATGTTACAATCGATCAAGACGGTACGTACATGGCAGCAGTAAATAATAAAGGTCACTGTTATATTTGGACGTTAACGGGTG
Above is a genomic segment from Nomia melanderi isolate GNS246 chromosome 8, iyNomMela1, whole genome shotgun sequence containing:
- the Lst8 gene encoding MTOR associated protein, LST8, producing MTADSTYTNEQVILVTGGYDHTIKIWQPHTGVCQRTAEHTDSQVNALDITPDKYGVAAAGYQHIRMYDLLSNNPNPVINYEGITKNITGLGFQEEGKWMYTGGEDCSARIWDLRSSSFQCQRIFQVSAPVNCVCLHPNQAELIVGDQSGVIHLWDLRSDHNEQLIPEAEASVQDVTIDQDGTYMAAVNNKGHCYIWTLTGGVGEEPTRLNPRHKLLAHKRYALRCKFSPDSTLLVTTSADQTARVWKTTDFSEAQVLQHEAKRWVWDAAFSADSQYIFTASSDGVARLWNVSTGSVEREYVGHTKALTALAFHDEVLSVS